In a single window of the Limnochorda sp. L945t genome:
- a CDS encoding MgtC/SapB family protein, translating to MGISDIELVIRLVLAGLLGAIIGLERESHRRPAGFRTHTLVSLGSALVMLVSAYGLAPQGSSFWPYDPTRIAAQVVSGIGFLGAGTILREGPTVRGLTTAASLWVVAGIGLAAGSGFYLGAVMTTALAVVVLIWLSRVERQILSSKESVLALVVSDQPGQLGAVASVLGRHGVNIRGVDIVAQEGAKAALQVTVELPARADRSRVLADLSALEGVFKASYDNQS from the coding sequence GTGGGCATCTCCGACATCGAGCTGGTCATCCGTCTGGTGCTCGCCGGGCTGCTGGGGGCCATCATCGGCCTCGAGCGAGAGAGCCACCGGCGGCCCGCGGGCTTTCGCACCCATACGCTCGTCTCCCTCGGTTCGGCGCTGGTCATGCTGGTCTCAGCCTACGGGCTGGCCCCTCAAGGATCGAGCTTCTGGCCCTACGACCCGACCCGGATCGCGGCCCAGGTGGTATCGGGCATCGGCTTTCTGGGGGCGGGCACCATCCTGCGGGAGGGCCCGACCGTGCGGGGCCTGACCACGGCCGCGAGCCTGTGGGTCGTCGCCGGCATCGGCCTGGCGGCGGGGTCCGGCTTCTACCTGGGTGCGGTCATGACGACGGCCCTGGCGGTCGTGGTGCTGATCTGGCTGAGCCGGGTCGAGCGCCAGATCCTTTCCAGCAAGGAGAGTGTCCTGGCGCTGGTCGTCTCGGACCAGCCGGGGCAGCTGGGAGCCGTGGCGTCGGTGCTGGGACGCCACGGCGTCAACATCCGGGGTGTCGACATTGTGGCCCAGGAGGGGGCCAAAGCCGCCCTGCAGGTCACCGTGGAGCTCCCGGCGCGGGCCGACCGGAGCCGCGTGCTGGCGGACCTCTCCGCGCTCGAGGGGGTCTTCAAGGCCTCTTACGACAACCAGAGCTAA
- a CDS encoding anthranilate synthase component I family protein: MQLHPDRGRFVELLERTGAAVLCASFLTDTLTPLVALNRLGPHPLGRFLLESADHGGRLGRFSFVGSGGAALVAFEEGLARVYEAGEGGAPLVETERRAVADPIAYLRDRWRALELPESAVRELLAPLFPHADDVPPFVGGAVGFFGYDLVRTIEPLGPGRPATLPGWMGAYLLADAVVVFDHFRGTGYLLTLARRRPGETARQAHDRAAGRLQAVWERLAVPSGRDPGPAFAQAGAAPGGLEGGTAGLEEEDPAFEAAVRQARRHIEAGDVFQVVLSREVVAPCRRPPLEVFRHLRAINPSPYMFYLEIPDPRSGSPGPLHLVGASPEVMVRSQQERAMLRPIAGTRPRGRDAAEQARLESELASDPKELAEHMMLVDLGRNDLGRVCRYGTVEVSRLLEIERYSHVTHLVSQVQGVLRPGQDAFDLLRATFPAGTVTGAPKVRAMQVIDALEASGRGPYAGTVGYFSASGNADHCITIRTLAIYGERAVVRAGAGIVADSDPRRELRETQHKARAMLSALAATGEVHAG; the protein is encoded by the coding sequence GTGCAACTTCATCCTGACCGCGGGCGTTTCGTCGAGCTCCTCGAGCGAACGGGCGCGGCCGTCCTGTGCGCGTCGTTCCTGACCGACACCCTCACGCCCCTCGTCGCGCTCAACCGCCTGGGACCCCACCCGCTGGGCCGCTTCTTGCTGGAGAGCGCTGACCACGGCGGGCGTCTGGGCCGCTTCTCCTTCGTCGGCAGCGGAGGTGCGGCCCTGGTCGCCTTCGAGGAAGGCCTGGCGCGCGTCTACGAGGCGGGGGAGGGAGGGGCTCCCCTCGTGGAGACGGAGCGCCGCGCCGTGGCCGACCCGATCGCATACCTGCGCGACCGGTGGAGGGCTCTCGAGCTCCCCGAATCGGCCGTGCGAGAGCTCCTGGCGCCCCTTTTCCCTCACGCCGACGACGTTCCCCCTTTCGTCGGGGGTGCGGTGGGCTTCTTCGGATATGACCTGGTGCGCACCATCGAGCCTCTCGGCCCGGGACGCCCGGCCACCTTGCCGGGCTGGATGGGCGCCTACCTGCTTGCCGACGCCGTGGTGGTCTTCGACCACTTCCGGGGAACCGGGTACCTGCTGACGCTCGCCCGGCGCCGTCCCGGGGAGACGGCGCGACAGGCCCACGACCGGGCCGCCGGGCGCCTGCAGGCGGTGTGGGAACGTCTTGCCGTGCCGTCCGGCCGCGACCCCGGCCCGGCCTTTGCACAGGCCGGGGCCGCTCCCGGCGGACTCGAGGGCGGTACTGCGGGCCTGGAAGAGGAGGACCCTGCCTTCGAAGCGGCGGTCCGGCAAGCGCGCCGGCACATCGAGGCGGGGGACGTCTTCCAGGTCGTGCTCTCCCGGGAGGTGGTGGCGCCGTGCCGCCGGCCTCCCCTCGAGGTCTTCCGGCACCTGCGCGCCATCAACCCGTCGCCGTACATGTTCTACCTGGAGATCCCCGACCCGCGGTCGGGCTCGCCGGGGCCGCTCCACCTCGTGGGAGCCTCCCCGGAGGTAATGGTCCGCTCCCAGCAGGAACGGGCCATGCTGCGGCCCATCGCGGGGACCCGGCCTCGGGGCCGCGACGCCGCAGAACAGGCGCGCCTCGAATCGGAGCTGGCGAGCGACCCCAAGGAGCTCGCCGAACACATGATGCTCGTCGACCTCGGCCGCAACGACCTCGGCCGGGTCTGCCGGTACGGCACCGTGGAGGTGTCCCGTCTGCTCGAAATCGAGCGGTACTCTCACGTCACGCACCTGGTCTCCCAGGTCCAGGGGGTGCTCCGTCCGGGGCAGGACGCGTTCGACCTGCTGCGAGCCACCTTCCCTGCGGGCACGGTGACGGGCGCCCCGAAGGTACGGGCCATGCAGGTCATCGACGCGCTGGAGGCGAGCGGCCGGGGGCCGTACGCCGGGACCGTGGGGTACTTCTCGGCGTCGGGCAACGCCGACCACTGCATCACCATCCGGACCCTGGCCATTTACGGAGAGCGGGCGGTGGTGAGGGCCGGAGCCGGGATCGTGGCCGATTCCGACCCGCGCCGGGAGCTCCGGGAGACCCAACACAAGGCGAGGGCCATGCTCTCGGCGCTGGCCGCCACGGGGGAGGTGCACGCCGGGTGA
- a CDS encoding methionine gamma-lyase family protein — translation MTSIPTSFVREAFPDIHPLAERAVMDALARVQAPAEPGAPSPWARIERVAAHNTARVLAAFQQAGASEGYLAETTGYGYSDPGRDAIEQVYASLFGAEAALVRPQMVSGTHALAAALFGVLRPGDELVVATGAPYDTLWPVLGLGEQPAPGSLAEWGVRTRVVALREDGSVDLAGLEAALGAHTRAILVQRSRGYSWRPSLSMAQIETICGVAHAHGCIVVVDNAYGEFVEEREPGHVGADLVAGSLIKNPGGGLAPSGGYLAGRRDLVTRAAERLVAPGLAADVGPGLGVMRWVWMGLWLAPRSVSEALAGACVAAQAFGSWGFAVSPGAFEERYDTVQVVRAGRPETALAILRGVQKASALDWRAVPTPARLPGYRDAVAMAAGTFVQGSSSELSADLPMRPPYDVFIQGGLSRYHVALGVARALDELLRNGLVTPFETSFGNP, via the coding sequence ATGACCTCCATCCCGACGAGTTTCGTGCGGGAGGCCTTTCCGGACATCCACCCCCTGGCCGAACGAGCGGTGATGGACGCTCTGGCCCGCGTCCAGGCGCCCGCCGAGCCGGGCGCGCCCTCTCCATGGGCCCGCATCGAACGCGTCGCGGCCCACAATACGGCGCGGGTCCTGGCCGCCTTCCAGCAGGCGGGGGCCAGCGAGGGGTATCTGGCAGAGACCACGGGCTACGGGTATTCGGACCCCGGCCGCGACGCCATCGAACAAGTCTACGCTTCCCTCTTCGGGGCAGAGGCGGCGCTGGTCCGGCCCCAGATGGTCTCGGGTACGCACGCGCTGGCCGCCGCGCTGTTCGGGGTCTTGCGGCCCGGCGACGAACTGGTGGTGGCGACGGGCGCCCCCTACGACACCCTCTGGCCGGTGCTCGGGCTCGGCGAGCAGCCTGCCCCGGGATCCCTGGCCGAGTGGGGTGTGCGCACCCGGGTGGTCGCGCTCAGGGAGGACGGGAGCGTCGACCTGGCCGGATTGGAAGCGGCCCTCGGGGCGCACACCCGCGCGATCCTGGTACAACGCTCCCGGGGCTACTCGTGGCGGCCCTCGCTGTCCATGGCCCAGATCGAGACCATCTGCGGGGTGGCGCACGCGCACGGCTGCATCGTCGTGGTGGACAACGCGTACGGCGAGTTCGTGGAGGAGCGGGAGCCGGGGCACGTGGGCGCCGATCTCGTCGCCGGTTCGCTCATCAAGAACCCCGGCGGAGGGCTTGCCCCCAGCGGCGGATACCTCGCCGGGCGCCGCGACCTCGTGACCCGGGCCGCCGAGCGGCTCGTGGCTCCGGGGCTGGCCGCCGACGTGGGTCCCGGGCTCGGCGTCATGCGGTGGGTCTGGATGGGCCTGTGGCTCGCTCCCCGGTCGGTGAGCGAGGCGCTGGCCGGTGCCTGCGTGGCCGCGCAGGCCTTCGGCTCGTGGGGGTTTGCCGTCAGCCCCGGAGCCTTCGAGGAGCGTTACGACACGGTGCAGGTGGTGCGGGCAGGCCGGCCGGAGACGGCGCTCGCCATCTTGCGCGGGGTGCAGAAGGCGTCGGCGCTCGACTGGCGGGCGGTGCCCACCCCCGCGCGCCTGCCCGGTTACCGGGACGCCGTGGCGATGGCCGCAGGGACCTTCGTCCAGGGTTCGTCGAGCGAGCTGTCGGCGGATCTGCCCATGCGGCCGCCCTACGACGTCTTCATCCAGGGAGGGCTTTCCCGGTACCACGTGGCCCTGGGGGTGGCCCGTGCCCTCGACGAGCTCCTGCGGAACGGCCTCGTGACGCCGTTCGAGACTTCTTTCGGTAATCCTTGA
- a CDS encoding phosphoribosylanthranilate isomerase, translating to MKVWVKICGLTREEDVVVAVRAGADALGVVLTRKSPRAVGPERARELALAAREEAARAGRRVDVVGVFTQEPIEQIEHQARLASLDVVQLHGVELPERVQRLPSSGLRCIRALWPSGSPVAPAGAWWALLLDSGSREQPGGTGRPMETATATEWVRVLGAVHPRVILAGGLRPGNVVKALEAARPWGVDVSSGVERAGRPGVKDRGAIEAFVANVRAWEERRLDAGTRKVRDDGPGTGRGR from the coding sequence ATGAAGGTGTGGGTGAAGATCTGCGGCCTCACCCGCGAGGAGGACGTGGTGGTGGCGGTACGGGCAGGGGCCGACGCGCTCGGCGTGGTACTGACCCGCAAGAGCCCCCGGGCGGTCGGGCCTGAGCGCGCCCGCGAGCTCGCCCTGGCGGCCCGCGAGGAGGCGGCTCGCGCCGGGCGGCGGGTCGACGTCGTCGGGGTCTTCACGCAGGAGCCCATCGAGCAGATCGAACACCAGGCCCGCCTCGCTTCGCTCGACGTCGTGCAGCTGCACGGTGTGGAGCTCCCGGAGCGAGTGCAACGCCTGCCGTCTTCCGGCCTGCGGTGCATCCGCGCCCTGTGGCCGTCGGGCAGTCCCGTCGCACCCGCCGGGGCGTGGTGGGCGCTCTTACTCGACAGCGGCTCCCGGGAGCAGCCCGGCGGCACCGGGCGCCCCATGGAGACGGCCACCGCCACGGAGTGGGTGCGGGTCCTGGGGGCCGTCCATCCGCGCGTCATCCTGGCGGGCGGGCTGCGCCCTGGCAACGTGGTGAAGGCCCTCGAAGCGGCCCGGCCGTGGGGCGTCGACGTGAGTTCGGGCGTGGAACGGGCCGGCCGGCCCGGCGTCAAGGACCGGGGCGCCATCGAGGCGTTCGTCGCAAACGTGCGCGCATGGGAGGAGAGACGGTTGGATGCAGGTACGAGGAAGGTCCGTGACGACGGGCCGGGCACCGGTCGGGGACGCTAG
- a CDS encoding SIR2 family NAD-dependent protein deacylase: MEALDYRGFERDVTALVDALVQASHCVVLTGAGASTDSGIPDFRSPGTGLWERLDPMETMSVHAFWQDPGRFYRLASETWLPPLLGARPNTVHYVLAGLEAAGLVKAVITQNIDGLHQKAGSRRVLEVHGHVRSARCTRCGRHYDLTALVQRLRQAGIGPYCTCGGPIKPGIVLFGDPMPPAFEDAVSEAARADLMVVVGSSLTVDPANSLPALAQQVIVNNLQPTWVDGRAVLRLPYPASRVWHAVADRLRALSIL; the protein is encoded by the coding sequence ATGGAGGCGTTGGATTACAGGGGCTTCGAGCGGGACGTCACGGCCCTGGTCGACGCGTTGGTCCAGGCGTCTCACTGCGTGGTGCTCACGGGAGCCGGGGCGTCCACCGACAGCGGCATCCCCGATTTCCGTAGCCCCGGCACCGGCTTGTGGGAACGCCTCGATCCGATGGAGACCATGTCGGTCCACGCCTTCTGGCAGGACCCCGGCCGCTTCTACCGGTTGGCCAGCGAGACCTGGCTGCCCCCTTTGCTCGGCGCACGGCCCAACACTGTCCACTACGTGCTGGCGGGCCTCGAAGCAGCCGGGCTCGTCAAGGCCGTCATCACGCAGAACATCGACGGCTTGCACCAAAAGGCGGGGAGCCGGCGGGTGCTGGAGGTCCACGGGCACGTCCGCTCGGCGCGATGCACCCGCTGCGGCCGCCATTACGACCTCACGGCCCTCGTGCAGCGCTTGCGCCAGGCGGGCATCGGCCCCTACTGCACGTGCGGGGGGCCCATCAAGCCCGGTATCGTCCTCTTCGGCGACCCCATGCCGCCGGCGTTCGAGGATGCGGTGAGCGAGGCGGCCCGGGCCGACCTCATGGTGGTGGTCGGGTCGAGCCTCACCGTGGATCCGGCCAACTCGTTGCCGGCGCTGGCCCAGCAGGTGATCGTCAACAACCTGCAACCGACCTGGGTCGACGGGCGAGCCGTGCTCCGCCTCCCGTACCCTGCGTCCCGGGTCTGGCACGCGGTGGCCGACCGCCTGCGTGCTCTCTCCATCCTGTAA
- the trpA gene encoding tryptophan synthase subunit alpha, whose product MGGEGVETGQAAAGQGLGFPALARSEGGRRLAGAFERARQEGRAALVGYWMGGYPDLATSERALVHLARSGCDVLEVGVPFSDPVADGPVLQTAAAAALQRRVSLRGVLEMAGRVASPPEKGGSGVPVVIMTYYNPVFRMGEAEVARAMARYGLSGMIVPDLPVEEAAGLMAELQEQGLAWVSLAAPTGMSRLERVASASDGFVYAISRPGVTGARDDLAPQAKELVDALRRSTRLPVALGFGVAGARQAAAYRWADGVVVGSAFASTWMRAGDDVAAALEGIGQLASSIRDALARPAAGGGG is encoded by the coding sequence ATGGGCGGTGAAGGGGTAGAGACGGGCCAGGCGGCGGCAGGACAAGGGCTCGGTTTTCCTGCTCTTGCCCGCTCCGAAGGGGGCAGGCGGTTGGCGGGAGCCTTCGAGCGAGCCCGGCAGGAGGGGCGGGCCGCCCTGGTCGGATACTGGATGGGCGGCTACCCCGACCTCGCCACTTCCGAACGAGCGCTGGTCCACCTGGCGCGCTCGGGCTGTGACGTGCTGGAGGTGGGGGTGCCCTTCTCGGATCCCGTGGCCGACGGCCCCGTGCTGCAGACGGCCGCGGCCGCGGCGCTGCAGAGGCGGGTTTCGCTGCGAGGCGTCCTGGAGATGGCCGGCAGGGTGGCGAGCCCCCCGGAGAAGGGCGGGTCCGGGGTCCCGGTGGTCATCATGACGTACTACAACCCCGTTTTCCGGATGGGGGAGGCCGAGGTGGCCCGGGCCATGGCCCGCTATGGGCTTTCGGGTATGATCGTGCCGGATCTGCCGGTGGAGGAGGCCGCGGGTCTCATGGCCGAGCTCCAGGAGCAAGGGCTCGCCTGGGTGAGCCTGGCCGCTCCCACGGGGATGAGCCGGCTCGAGCGCGTCGCGTCCGCCAGCGACGGCTTCGTCTACGCCATCAGCCGGCCGGGCGTCACCGGGGCGCGCGACGACCTGGCGCCCCAGGCAAAAGAGCTGGTGGATGCCCTGCGGCGCTCCACCCGCCTTCCCGTGGCGCTGGGGTTCGGAGTGGCGGGAGCCCGGCAGGCGGCCGCCTACCGGTGGGCCGACGGGGTCGTCGTAGGGAGCGCCTTCGCCTCGACCTGGATGCGGGCCGGTGACGACGTGGCGGCGGCGCTGGAAGGGATCGGGCAGCTCGCCTCGTCCATCCGCGACGCCCTGGCGCGGCCGGCTGCCGGAGGCGGGGGATGA
- the sigH gene encoding RNA polymerase sporulation sigma factor SigH, translating to MGKSRAASSSWSWQPRPGAPDFSDLTDEEVVQLAQAGNEDALEYLLAKYRKLVHAWSRPYFLQGAEDDDLLQEGMIGLYKAIRDFTPGASSFWSFARLCIVRNIISAIKGTTRQKHIPINQYTSLHRPVYDMEGDRTLLEVLPNSRVDDPEALVIDREMLIQTQQYVRQVLSDFEYRVFRLYVNGLSYKEMARRLHTHTKSIDNALCRIKHKIERRYV from the coding sequence ATGGGGAAGAGTCGGGCAGCATCTTCCTCTTGGTCGTGGCAGCCCAGGCCGGGAGCGCCGGATTTCTCGGACCTCACCGACGAAGAGGTGGTCCAGCTCGCCCAGGCGGGCAACGAAGACGCCCTCGAGTACCTGCTCGCCAAGTACCGCAAGCTGGTGCACGCCTGGAGCCGGCCGTACTTCCTGCAGGGCGCCGAGGACGACGACCTGCTCCAGGAGGGCATGATCGGCCTCTACAAGGCGATCCGGGACTTCACGCCGGGGGCGTCCTCCTTCTGGTCCTTCGCGCGGCTTTGCATCGTCCGTAACATCATCAGCGCCATCAAGGGCACGACCCGCCAGAAGCACATCCCCATCAACCAGTACACCTCTTTGCACCGGCCCGTTTACGACATGGAGGGGGACCGGACCCTCCTCGAGGTGCTGCCCAACTCGCGGGTGGACGATCCGGAAGCCCTGGTGATCGACCGGGAGATGCTGATCCAGACGCAGCAGTACGTGCGGCAGGTGCTCAGCGATTTCGAGTACCGGGTCTTCCGGCTGTACGTCAACGGGCTGTCGTACAAGGAGATGGCCCGGCGGCTCCACACTCACACCAAGTCCATCGACAACGCTTTGTGCCGCATCAAGCACAAGATCGAGCGCCGCTACGTCTGA
- a CDS encoding anthranilate synthase component II, whose protein sequence is MAAQEDHAAIEREAPVPPGPVVVIDNYDSFVYNLAHYLGEMGAEVQVIRNDRATVDEVLAMHPAAIVISPGPGRPEEAGISVELVRRSGGVPLLGVCLGHQAIGAAFGGRIIRADRLLHGKASPILHDGRTIYRGIPSPFEAGRYHSLCIAREPLPPELEVSAVDETGCIMGVRHRTLPIEGVQFHPESILTRTYGRRILVNFLAEAAGRARAERRA, encoded by the coding sequence ATAGCGGCGCAGGAGGACCACGCTGCCATCGAGCGAGAAGCGCCCGTGCCCCCGGGGCCGGTGGTGGTCATCGACAACTACGACTCGTTCGTCTACAACCTCGCGCACTACCTGGGGGAGATGGGCGCCGAGGTGCAGGTGATCCGCAACGACCGGGCGACGGTGGACGAGGTGCTGGCCATGCACCCGGCGGCCATCGTCATCTCGCCGGGGCCCGGCCGCCCGGAAGAGGCCGGCATCTCCGTGGAGCTCGTCCGGCGCTCCGGTGGCGTTCCCCTGCTCGGGGTCTGCCTCGGCCACCAGGCCATCGGGGCGGCCTTCGGAGGCCGCATCATCCGGGCCGACCGGCTGCTCCACGGCAAGGCCAGCCCGATCCTTCACGACGGCCGCACCATCTACCGGGGGATCCCGAGCCCCTTCGAGGCCGGGCGATACCACTCCCTCTGCATCGCCCGGGAGCCGCTGCCCCCCGAGCTCGAGGTCTCGGCCGTGGACGAGACCGGCTGCATCATGGGCGTACGGCACCGCACGCTTCCCATCGAGGGCGTGCAGTTCCACCCCGAGTCGATTCTCACCCGAACTTACGGGCGACGGATCCTGGTCAACTTCCTGGCCGAGGCCGCAGGCCGGGCCAGGGCAGAGAGGAGGGCATGA
- the trpD gene encoding anthranilate phosphoribosyltransferase gives MSSMEAFEPFPIQRAIEILAQGRSLTRSQAESVMTAIMRGEATPAQIAGFAVALRMKGETVDEVAGLAQAMRRHALKVTPPPGRKVVDTCGTGGDRLHSINVSTAAAFVVAGAGLTVAKHGNRSVSSKAGSADVLEALGVAIDLDPQAVSRCLEEVGLAFLFAPVFHPAMRHAAGPRRELEIRTVFNILGPLTNPADAPYQLVGVYEPRLVPLVAGALASLGARRALVVHGTDGMDEITLSGPTLAARVEDGAVVEQLVIEPAQLGLTPAGPDAVRGDGPVTNARVVSDVLSGRMHGPVRDVVVLNAGAAIWTAGEAASLAEGMEVARDVLDSGRARERLEALVSFSREAKGAA, from the coding sequence ATGAGCTCGATGGAGGCTTTCGAGCCGTTTCCGATCCAGCGGGCCATCGAGATACTGGCGCAGGGGCGCTCCCTCACCCGTTCGCAGGCCGAGTCGGTCATGACGGCCATCATGCGGGGGGAGGCGACCCCTGCCCAGATCGCCGGCTTCGCGGTGGCCCTGCGCATGAAGGGCGAGACGGTCGACGAGGTGGCGGGGCTGGCGCAGGCCATGCGCCGGCATGCGCTCAAGGTTACGCCGCCGCCGGGCCGCAAGGTCGTCGACACCTGCGGTACCGGCGGGGATCGGCTCCACTCCATCAACGTCTCGACGGCCGCAGCCTTCGTGGTGGCCGGCGCCGGGCTCACCGTGGCCAAACACGGCAACCGCTCCGTGTCGAGCAAGGCCGGTAGCGCCGACGTGCTCGAGGCTCTGGGGGTGGCCATCGACCTCGATCCCCAAGCGGTGAGCCGCTGCCTGGAGGAGGTGGGGCTCGCCTTCCTGTTCGCTCCCGTCTTCCACCCGGCGATGCGACATGCCGCCGGCCCCCGCCGGGAACTCGAAATCCGCACCGTCTTCAACATCCTCGGCCCCCTCACCAACCCGGCTGACGCCCCCTACCAGCTGGTCGGCGTGTACGAGCCACGGCTCGTGCCCCTGGTCGCAGGAGCGCTGGCCAGCCTGGGCGCCCGGCGGGCCCTGGTGGTGCACGGGACGGACGGGATGGACGAGATCACCCTGAGCGGCCCGACGCTCGCCGCCCGGGTCGAGGACGGGGCCGTCGTCGAGCAACTGGTCATCGAGCCTGCGCAACTGGGCCTGACCCCCGCCGGGCCCGATGCCGTCCGCGGGGATGGCCCGGTGACCAACGCCCGGGTCGTCTCCGACGTCTTGTCGGGGAGGATGCACGGCCCGGTGCGGGACGTGGTCGTGCTCAACGCGGGCGCCGCCATCTGGACCGCCGGTGAAGCGGCCTCCCTGGCCGAGGGGATGGAGGTGGCCCGGGACGTGTTGGACTCCGGGCGGGCCAGGGAGCGGCTGGAGGCGCTCGTCTCGTTCAGCCGGGAGGCGAAAGGAGCCGCATGA
- the trpB gene encoding tryptophan synthase subunit beta, with protein sequence MQVRGRSVTTGRAPVGDASGPAAPPLDGVPDGRGYFGGFGGRFVPEILMAPLEQLQEAYEAARHDPAFWQELDGLLRHYAGRPTPLYFAERLSRYVGGARIFLKREDLAHTGAHKINNALGQALLARRMGKRRLIAETGAGQHGVATATVAARFGMACLVFMGAEDMARQHLNVVRMRLLGAEVREVRAGSGTLKDATDEAMREWVASVADTHYVLGSAVGPHPYPVMVADFQSVIGAESRRQVLDATGRLPDLVVACVGGGSNAIGIFRGFLRDDGVRLLGVEAGGRGERLGEHAASLNRGLIGVLHGSRSLLLQDEEGQIAPTHSVSAGLDYPGVGPEHSYLRETGRAEYTTVRDDEALEAFQLLGRLEGILPALESAHAVAAALVAARRMREDEIVLVSLSGRGDKDVEVVAGRLGWLPAPSSQRTGGGPDGR encoded by the coding sequence ATGCAGGTACGAGGAAGGTCCGTGACGACGGGCCGGGCACCGGTCGGGGACGCTAGCGGGCCGGCCGCGCCGCCGCTCGACGGCGTTCCGGACGGTCGCGGCTACTTCGGCGGCTTCGGGGGGCGCTTCGTGCCGGAGATCTTGATGGCGCCCCTGGAGCAGCTCCAGGAGGCCTACGAGGCAGCGCGCCACGACCCCGCCTTCTGGCAGGAACTCGACGGTTTGCTGCGGCACTACGCAGGGCGGCCGACCCCCCTGTACTTCGCCGAACGCCTCAGCCGCTACGTGGGCGGCGCGCGCATCTTCCTGAAGCGTGAAGACCTCGCCCACACGGGAGCGCACAAGATCAACAACGCGCTGGGACAGGCCCTGCTGGCCCGGCGCATGGGCAAGCGGCGCCTGATCGCCGAAACCGGCGCCGGGCAGCACGGCGTCGCTACGGCCACGGTGGCGGCCCGGTTCGGCATGGCGTGCCTGGTCTTCATGGGCGCCGAAGACATGGCGCGCCAGCACCTCAACGTGGTGCGCATGCGCCTTTTGGGGGCCGAGGTGCGAGAGGTGCGCGCCGGCAGCGGCACCCTCAAGGATGCCACGGACGAGGCCATGCGAGAGTGGGTGGCGAGCGTGGCCGATACCCACTACGTCCTCGGTTCGGCGGTGGGCCCACACCCGTACCCCGTCATGGTTGCCGACTTCCAATCGGTGATCGGCGCCGAGAGCCGCCGGCAGGTGCTGGATGCGACCGGGAGGCTGCCGGACCTGGTGGTCGCCTGCGTCGGAGGGGGCTCCAACGCCATCGGCATCTTCCGGGGCTTCCTGCGAGACGACGGAGTGCGCCTGCTGGGAGTGGAAGCAGGGGGCAGGGGAGAGAGGCTGGGAGAGCACGCAGCGAGCCTCAACCGCGGCCTCATCGGCGTGCTGCACGGCTCCCGGAGCCTGCTGTTGCAGGACGAGGAGGGGCAGATCGCCCCGACACATTCGGTTTCGGCAGGCCTCGACTACCCCGGCGTCGGCCCGGAGCACAGCTACCTGCGAGAGACCGGGCGGGCGGAGTACACGACCGTCCGGGACGACGAGGCGCTGGAAGCCTTTCAGCTGCTGGGCAGGCTCGAGGGGATCCTGCCGGCCCTGGAGAGCGCGCATGCCGTGGCGGCCGCCCTGGTCGCCGCCCGGCGCATGCGCGAGGACGAGATCGTCCTCGTCAGCCTGTCGGGACGGGGCGACAAGGACGTGGAGGTCGTGGCCGGCCGGCTCGGGTGGCTTCCGGCTCCGTCCTCCCAACGGACAGGGGGCGGACCGGATGGGCGGTGA
- a CDS encoding indole-3-glycerol phosphate synthase TrpC: MRALEGAAGPPDRLAAMVQAKRAARPATLQESQAGTRPVRPSLVAALRRARQALQAYRQALEAGGTGTAVPSPGAGLPIVAEVKRRSPSAGDIAPSADAVSRALAYQRAGAAAVSVLADEAFFGGSPADVAAVARAVAVPVLFKDIVVEPWQIDLARQVGASAVLLIVAALEEDRLRSLLRYARDRGLETVVEVHTQRELERAMALDGVSVVGVNNRDLATFEVDTRTALRLLPQVPEGIVRLAESGYAAPDAVAEAWEAGADGVLVGEALMRSEDPGAFFEGALRAWARRA, translated from the coding sequence ATGAGAGCCCTGGAAGGGGCGGCCGGTCCTCCGGACCGGCTGGCCGCCATGGTGCAGGCGAAGAGGGCCGCTCGGCCCGCGACGCTGCAAGAGAGTCAGGCCGGCACGAGGCCGGTCCGCCCGAGCCTGGTAGCGGCCCTGCGCCGGGCTCGCCAGGCTCTGCAGGCGTACCGGCAGGCGCTCGAGGCCGGGGGGACGGGGACCGCCGTGCCGTCTCCGGGCGCCGGGCTTCCCATCGTGGCCGAGGTCAAGCGAAGGTCTCCGTCGGCGGGGGATATCGCCCCTTCGGCCGACGCCGTGAGCCGGGCGCTTGCGTACCAACGGGCCGGGGCGGCGGCCGTGTCGGTGCTGGCGGACGAAGCGTTCTTCGGGGGCAGCCCGGCCGACGTGGCGGCGGTGGCGCGGGCTGTGGCGGTTCCCGTGCTCTTCAAGGACATCGTGGTGGAGCCGTGGCAGATCGATCTGGCCCGGCAGGTGGGTGCGTCGGCAGTTCTGCTCATCGTCGCCGCGCTGGAGGAGGACCGGCTGCGCTCGTTACTGCGCTACGCGCGCGACCGGGGGCTCGAGACCGTGGTGGAGGTGCACACGCAGCGGGAGCTGGAGCGAGCCATGGCTCTGGATGGCGTCTCGGTGGTCGGCGTCAACAACCGCGACCTGGCGACGTTCGAGGTCGACACCCGGACGGCGTTGCGGTTGCTGCCGCAGGTCCCGGAGGGGATCGTACGGCTGGCGGAAAGCGGCTATGCGGCCCCGGACGCCGTCGCCGAAGCGTGGGAGGCCGGCGCGGACGGGGTGCTGGTAGGGGAGGCGCTGATGCGCTCCGAAGATCCCGGAGCCTTCTTCGAAGGGGCCTTGCGGGCCTGGGCCCGGCGAGCATGA